The Paramagnetospirillum magnetotacticum MS-1 region GTCAGTTGGTCGCCGACCTAGTCGAATTCCACCGCCGAGAAGCCAAGCCAGGCTGGTGGGCGCTGTTCGACCGTCAGGACCGCGAAGAGAACGAACTAATCGACGACACTGAGTGCCTGGGCGGCCTGCGCTTGCAGGACGAGCCGGTGAAGGAGAAGCAGTCGCTGGTCCACACCTACCATTTCCCACCCCAGGAGACGAAGCTGCGCAAAGGAGGCAAGCCGCTTGCCGTCGATACACTGGAGCGGGTCGGAACTGTCGAGCGCCTGGACATGGACAGGGGTGTCTTGGTGCTGAAGCGGGCCGTCAGAAAGGGCCCGCTGCCTCAGACGCTCAACATCGGCCCTGAAAGCCCTATCGCAAACAAGGTCCTGCGCGGAGCCATCAGGAGATTTGCCGACAGCGTCGCTGACGGCAGTGGCAAGTTCCTCGCCGTCGAACGCATCCTGCGTCGCGCCCCCCCGTACCTGACAGACTATGCTCCCGGTCAGCCACTGGTCGTCGAGGGACAGGGTCTGGTCGATGCGGCCATAACTGCCGTGGGCGCAATGGACAACAGTCACCTGTTCATCCAGGGGCCGCCCGGCACAGGCAAGACCTATACCTCAAGCCATGTCATCGTGGAGATGATGCGCCGGGGCAAGACAATTGGCGTTGCCTCCAACTCCCACAAAGCCATCAACAACCTCCTGGCTGGGATCGAGAAAGCTGCCAAGGAACGCGGTTTCATCTTCAGCGGCATCAAGAAGTCGACCGACGAAGAGAACGCCTTCGGCGGCAGCATGATCCGGGATGTCTATGACAACGCCGAGGTGCTGACCGGCACTCAGCTAATCGCCGGAACGGCCTGGATGTTCGCCCGCGAGGAGTTCGAGCAAACTATCGACTACCTGTTCATCGACGAAGCTGGTCAGGTGGCGTTAGGGCACTTGGTCGCAATGGGTACGGCCGCGCGCAACATCGTTCTGGTCGGTGACCAGCAGCAACTTGGGCAGCCGGTCCAAGGTGTCCATCCCGGTGAATCTGGCGCCAATGCCCTGGACCACTTGCTCCAGGGGGCCGCAACTGTGCCACCAGACCGCGGCATCTTTCTGGACGTTAGCTGGCGCATGCACCCTGCCGTTTGCAGATGGATTTCTGACGCCATCTACGAAGGGCGCCTGCACAGCCATCCTTCGACAGCACAGCAGGCATTGCTGCTGGACAACAGTGCTCATGCGGTACTGGCATCTGCCGGGCTTCGTTTCCTCCCTATCGACCATGTCGGCCGCAGCCAGCGTTGCCCCGAGGAAGCGGAGACCATCAAGGCCATCTGGCACAACCTATTGGGCCAGCGGTGGCGAGACCGCCATGGCGTCGAGCGCTCCATCACCCCCGAGGACGTGCTCGTCGTGGCGCCCTACAACGTGCAGGTCAACACCATCCGGGACGCTTTGCCCGATGGCGCCCGGGTCGGTACAGTCGACAAGTTCCAGGGCCAGGAAGCCGTCGTCGCAATCGTCTCGATGACGACCTCGAGTGGCGATGACTTGCCGCGAGACATCGAGTTCCTATTCAGTCGGAACCGCCTGAACGTTGCTGTCTCGCGAGCCCAGTGTCTGGCCATCGTGGTGGCCAGTCCCAGACTGCTCGAGGTTACCTGTGGCAGCGTCAGGGATATGAGGCTGGTTGATACCCTTTGCCATGCGTACCAATGGGGTATCGGTCAGTAACAGGATGAGCATGTCAGGCATTCGGGCGTCTATCGGTGACCACCTCACCACCCATCAAATTTCCTTGACCTGAAGAATCGACGTGTGATTCGAAGAGTCCGCCGGATTTCATGGGGGCGGAGGAGCGATGAAGGGTGGGATCGAAGTTATCGCGGAGACGATCTGCGAGGACATGCGTGTGCGGCTTCCCCGGCAGAACAAGAAGCAACGGGAAGGTCTGGCGCTTCTGGCTGCGACGATGCTTGATGTTCGCAGCGCCAACCTGATGGACGTGGCGGCGTCGTTGCCTCGACAGGCCGAGCGGCTGGACATGCGTTACCAATGGATCAGCCGCGTGTTGGGCAACGCGCTGATCGATGTCGACGAGGTGATGGCTCCTTACGTTCGGGACATTCTGGGGCGTCTGGTGGGAGACGGGCGGCGGTTGGTGTTGATCATCGACCAGACCCAGGCGAACGAGGTGCAGCAGGCGGTCGTGGTGGCCGTCCGTGTCGGCGAACGATCTTTGCCCCTGGCGTGGCGGGTCAAGAAGACGCAAGGGGCGATTGGTTTTGCCGAACAGCGCGAAGCCCTTGAGGTCGTGGCGGGGCTGTTGCCCGAGGGCGTGCGTCCGGTGCTGATGGGCGACCGGTTCTACGGCAGCCCCGACCTGATTGCCTGGTGCCGGACGCAGAGCTGGGATTGGCGCTTGCGGCTGAAGCAGGATCTTCTGGTCTTCGAAGACGGCGGCGAAAGCACCTTGGCCGAGTGCTTCGCGCGCGGCGAGCGCATGCTGACCGGCGTCGAGTTGACCGGGAAACGGGTGCCGACCAACGTCGCCATGGTTCATGAAGCGGGCCATCCGGAGCCGTGGATTATTGCCTTGTCCGAAGCCCCGACCGTCCATCGCGCCTTCGATTACGGCCTGCGCTGGGGTATCGAGGCCATGTTCTCCGACTTCAAGACCAGGGGTTTCGGGCTGGAAGACAGCCATATTCAGCGCGCTGACCGGATGGATCGTCTCATCATGGTGATGGCGCTCGCCCTGTTCTGGGCGGTCTCCACTGGGATGTGGGCGGCCGTCCATGCGGCATCACCCGACGAAAAAAAGACAGGCCAAACCAGCCCAAGAACGTCATCCGAAGCATGATGTCGTTCTTCAAGCGCGGCATCCGCCGTATCCAGACTTGCCTTCAGCGCCTATGGGGCCTGCCACCACTCTGGGCCGTTTGGAGAATCTGATGGGTGGTGAGCGGTGACCACGACTTGGGGAAGCCAGCACTCACGGAATCGGCTAACATTCCTTCTGGGATGCTAACCGAGGGGGATGACGGTCGTGGGCCAGGCACTGACATTCGAGGCACTTAAAGCGAAGCAGCGCGAACTGCGGAACGGCTTCCCGACCAATCTAGGATTGCGCGTCCACCGGGCGTTGAGTTGGCTGCTACGGGCTGAAATGTCCGGGGATGATCAAGACGCCAGATTCATCTTCCTGTGGGTGGCCTTCAACGCAGCCTATGCCGAGGACCGAGGTGATGCCGACCTGGCCAGCGAACGCAGCAGCTTTACGGACTATTTCGAGAGGGTCATTGCCCTGGACAGCGGACAACGTATCTATGATGCCATTTGGCGGCGCTTCTCAGGCCCAATCCGTGTCCTATTGGATAACAAGTACGTCTACCAGCCTTTCTGGAGCCATCATAACCAGGTCCCCGGCTTTGATGACTGGGAAGAACGGTTTACCAAGAGCAGGCGGAAACTCAAGAAGGCTGTTGGCGAGCACGATACCAAGGTCATCTTGACGACGCTGTTCGACCGCCTTTATGTGTTGCGCAACCAATTGGTCCATGGGGGCGCCACTTGGAACAGTTCAGTGAACCGAGCCCAAGTGACGGACGGCGCGGCCATTATGGGATTCCTGCTGCCGCTTTTCGCAGACATCATGATGGACAATCCTGGAGAACCTTGGGGAGCGCCGTATTATCCGGTCATTGATTGATCGCGCCCTGTTCAGCAAGCAAATTATCCAAAAATCTGCTACGGCTCCACACCGCTCACTTTCAACTCAGGCTGATCCCATTTCGCGGCGACGGCTTCCCAGCGGTCAATCTTTGCCTGGAACTCTGGATCGTCGAACCGCATGTGGAACGTGTACAACCGATCGACAATCTCCTTCATCAGGTCCCGCATCTGGGAGTCATCAATGTGGGAGACCTCAAGCCAAGGAATTTTACGCCCCTCTGCATCCAGGACGACCACGTCGGAATAGTCCCCCGTCTTCGTGACGGGGACCACGCCGGCATGGATATCCTCCAACTTGGTGTTGCGCACGCACATCATGGCCATGACCTTAGCCAGCCTGGCGGCGACGCGTTCTTCGTCCTCTTTTCTCATGACGGGATGGTAGCAGCCTGTCGGTGGGTTGTATCCCCCCACAAACGATGAAAGCGACCGACCAGGGTTGCCCCCAGTCGGCCGCTTCAGTTCAAAATCCGATCAGTTCTATTTGCCGATTGGCGGTGCCTGCGCCAACAGATTCCGGGTCTGCTCCGAATCCGCAGATCCGCCGAATTCAAAATCGAACGCCGTTCCGAACTTCCCGGCCAGCAGAGTGACGACGGAGATAATGCAGCCTCCGACGGCGGTGTTCCCGTCCACATGGCCAAATACCATGAAGCCGATCCCACCGACGATGCCCAGCCCCGCGGTGATCAGCAGAACGTTGGAGCGGATATTGCTGCGGCCCGCTTTGATGAACTCGGTGTCCCGCGACCGGGCGTCCTGGCGATCCGCCAGCGTTGACGTGAGCGTCGTGATCGCCCCCGTGATCTGAGCCATACGCTCTTCATGGGCAAACGCCTGAGCTTGGTTCCGCAGTTGGTACACCAAGTTGGGATCGGACAGCGCCTCTCGCGCCTTGTCGGGATCATCGGTGCCGGTGATGGATCTGACCGCGCCGGCCAGTTTGTTGACGGCCTTCTCGGCATCGTCGCCAAACAGTCCGGCAATGTCCGGAGCCACATCCAGTGCCACCTTGGCCAGGCCCGCGATGGGATTGGCGGCAATGGCGGCGGCATCACCAAGGACATCCAGAAGGTTC contains the following coding sequences:
- a CDS encoding HEPN domain-containing protein is translated as MGQALTFEALKAKQRELRNGFPTNLGLRVHRALSWLLRAEMSGDDQDARFIFLWVAFNAAYAEDRGDADLASERSSFTDYFERVIALDSGQRIYDAIWRRFSGPIRVLLDNKYVYQPFWSHHNQVPGFDDWEERFTKSRRKLKKAVGEHDTKVILTTLFDRLYVLRNQLVHGGATWNSSVNRAQVTDGAAIMGFLLPLFADIMMDNPGEPWGAPYYPVID
- a CDS encoding IS4-like element ISMmg3 family transposase, with amino-acid sequence MKGGIEVIAETICEDMRVRLPRQNKKQREGLALLAATMLDVRSANLMDVAASLPRQAERLDMRYQWISRVLGNALIDVDEVMAPYVRDILGRLVGDGRRLVLIIDQTQANEVQQAVVVAVRVGERSLPLAWRVKKTQGAIGFAEQREALEVVAGLLPEGVRPVLMGDRFYGSPDLIAWCRTQSWDWRLRLKQDLLVFEDGGESTLAECFARGERMLTGVELTGKRVPTNVAMVHEAGHPEPWIIALSEAPTVHRAFDYGLRWGIEAMFSDFKTRGFGLEDSHIQRADRMDRLIMVMALALFWAVSTGMWAAVHAASPDEKKTGQTSPRTSSEA
- a CDS encoding TM0106 family RecB-like putative nuclease, which encodes MRRFNDDLLLSSGDLTTFLGCRHASALDYRALDENLETAAPDATLEFLQQKGIAHEQAYLAKLKNEGRLVAIISDHAKLPERVQMTLEAMRRGDEVIYQAALHDGCWHGFADFLERSPVPSALGGWSYDVADTKLSTSMSAKYAVQLSIYSNLIAAVQGRAPTRMSICLGNGNIETLRPGDYVHYIGHAQRRLEAFLADNADRGATLAEPCAHCGMCQWRDRCKAEWVATDHLSLVANIRSTQREKLLVAGVNTVTELAEFPDDQCVPGMNPDILRRLRAQARLQVAVRGNDQHLYELLPAPAGRGFARMPRPAEVDLFFDMEGDPLYPGGLEYLFGVHVGHPETGKFLAFWGHDRAGEKKALEDFLDFVTEHLAQHPDAHIYHYNHYEITAVRRLAMAHATREAVVDDLLRHQKFVDLLKVVREGLLVSEPRYSLKNIEHFYMGKRDGDVATAADSIVAYEKWRATPDQQTLDDIEHYNAIDCRSTALLRDWLLSIRPAETTWFDPADVAPDEETLARQAEAETERLAIEARLLTDVSEVERPFRQLVADLVEFHRREAKPGWWALFDRQDREENELIDDTECLGGLRLQDEPVKEKQSLVHTYHFPPQETKLRKGGKPLAVDTLERVGTVERLDMDRGVLVLKRAVRKGPLPQTLNIGPESPIANKVLRGAIRRFADSVADGSGKFLAVERILRRAPPYLTDYAPGQPLVVEGQGLVDAAITAVGAMDNSHLFIQGPPGTGKTYTSSHVIVEMMRRGKTIGVASNSHKAINNLLAGIEKAAKERGFIFSGIKKSTDEENAFGGSMIRDVYDNAEVLTGTQLIAGTAWMFAREEFEQTIDYLFIDEAGQVALGHLVAMGTAARNIVLVGDQQQLGQPVQGVHPGESGANALDHLLQGAATVPPDRGIFLDVSWRMHPAVCRWISDAIYEGRLHSHPSTAQQALLLDNSAHAVLASAGLRFLPIDHVGRSQRCPEEAETIKAIWHNLLGQRWRDRHGVERSITPEDVLVVAPYNVQVNTIRDALPDGARVGTVDKFQGQEAVVAIVSMTTSSGDDLPRDIEFLFSRNRLNVAVSRAQCLAIVVASPRLLEVTCGSVRDMRLVDTLCHAYQWGIGQ